One Paralysiella testudinis genomic window, ATCGGCCATATCGGCTTCATGTCGTTTAATTTAGCTGCGCAGGGTTTCGGGTGAACAGCCTATTTTGGTGGCGATGGCGACTATGTTCATCCATTGGGTTGGATATTCGCTGCGTTGCTCTTGTACCAGTCGAATGGCGCGTTGCTTTACTTCGGGTGCGTATTTGCTTTTCATGATGAGATTCTCTCAGAAAGTTGTGTCTCCTGGAATCTCGGGGCGGTTCAATGTTGTAAATAAAAGCCGTATGATTGTGCATCATACGGCTTTTTGTAGGCTAATTCAGCTTTTTGCGCAGCGCCACCACAATAGAGGCTTTGCGTTCACACCATTCAACCGGAATCACATATGAGCGGTCTTTGCGGGGTAGGGTGATTTCATCGGGGGCGCCTTTAATTACAAAAGGCACTGAAATATCAAAATTCTCGCCAAATTCACTGCGGGCATTACCTGAAATGGTATTGGCTACCTCGCCCACCAAGTCAATCATATTGGCTTCGCTCAAATCGCGTTCGCCCAACATCACCAGCATGCGCTCCAGCAAATCCTTGGGGGCGGTAAAGTATACAATGCCCTCGCTGATGCCGGAAATACCGATAATGCCGGTATAGTCTTTGGCCGCAGGGTGGGTGTTTTCCACCAAGTAGGGCGTGCCAACGGTGATTTCATTTTTGCTGATTTGTTGGAAATAGTTATTAACACCGTTAATAAATACCTGTAATTGTTCTTCAGTCACAACATTATCCTTACTTTAGTTTTCAATAATTTCGGTTAAGGCTTCATTCAGTGCTTCATCACTGAACGGCTT contains:
- a CDS encoding chemotaxis protein CheX, translated to MTEEQLQVFINGVNNYFQQISKNEITVGTPYLVENTHPAAKDYTGIIGISGISEGIVYFTAPKDLLERMLVMLGERDLSEANMIDLVGEVANTISGNARSEFGENFDISVPFVIKGAPDEITLPRKDRSYVIPVEWCERKASIVVALRKKLN